In a genomic window of Pseudoxanthomonas indica:
- a CDS encoding YadA-like family protein: MSMQNNRITDLAPGVNGTDAANMNQLNNLSNDSLKWDSGKGAFSAAHGGVSPNKITDVADGTLAAGSKDAVNGNQLFTTNQNVTNLTTNITEGKIGLVQQAASGANITVGKDTNGTAVDFKGTAGERKLINVADGTVAASSKDAINGGQLYNVAGDTSDTYISNNGAGVKYARTNDTGLTADDAHASAAGATAVGYNAKATTADALALGRASQAAGISTVAAGGNAKASGLQGSAVGYNAQATSANTSALGFDAQATGSSSTALGASSRATATQSIAIGQAAQATKDRAAAIGRNAQATNTDSTAIGDSVKASGVSSSAFGSSALAQADYSVAIGNAAQATAVNSVALGTASTTTANLTAAAYKPNASSTLGGATAKGEVSVGSANNERRITNLAAGSADTDAVNVSQLKSLESKVGSGTGTDALAVHYDAAEKSKVTLAGTPSTDGGKTGGTTLSNVHQGAVTANSTDAINGAQMYALTGNPADQQPTIPDPNNPSGPQIPNPAYKGSGIRYFKANGKADDTDDAVATGTGAVAMGANAKATAANSVALGAGSTTTAVSTTAAFNPNASFTLVGATSKGEVSVGSANNERRITNLAAGASDTDAVNVSQLKALNSKVENITTPASSKYFKVVSVSNEAQATASESMALGGNTAARALNATAIGSNAVVDAANSTAIGFDAGVTSTSVTNAVALGAGSRADAADTVSVGRKNLFQRRITNVAAGVDGTDAVNKAQMDKAIADAKNAGSRRLLAVTPQAAAGAATDYLKVSSNVTAGLVTNAGSGTDTLAVGPGASAIGDNSVAVGTGATLGLGNSTAIGYGSGGTSVNITTVGYSATATANSDNATVIGFDATVDGAKNGVAIGSLAIAEIGESAVAIGTNATASKANSVALGSDSITSGNMATTAYVPTGTATGVVKGLTPYGQVSVGAAGKERRVTNVAAAAEDTDAVNLSQLKAVEAKVASGGGSGTDALAVHYDAAEKSKVTLAGTPSTDGGKTGGTTLSNVHQGAVTANSTDAINGAQMYALTGNPADQQPTIPDPNNPSGPQIPNPAYKGKGIRYFKANGKADDTDDAVATGTGAVAMGANAKATAANSVALGAGSTTTAINTTAAYNPNASFALAGATSKGEVSVGSANNERRITNLAAGSADTDAVNVSQLKSLESKVGSGTGTDALAVHYDAAEKSKVTLAGTASTDGGKTGGTTLSNVHQGAVTANSTDAINGAQMYALTGNPADQQPTIPDPSNPSGPQIPNPAYKGKGIRYFKADGKADDTDDAVATGSNAVAMGANAKATTANSVALGAGATTTETAANLATAGWLPTGSTYALQAPKAIGEVSVGSAGKERRVTNVAAGRVGTDAVNLSQLQAVDAKIASSGGGGGGGIDTGAVRYDGADKSIVTLQGAGSSDGGKTGGTTMTGLHQGNIAAGSTDAINGSQVYALTGNPAQQDPNNPGYKGKGIRYFKANGKADDTDDASATGTGAVAMGANAKATAANSVALGAGSTTTAINTTAAYNPYASFALAGATSKGEVSVGSANNERRITNLAAGSADTDAVNVSQLKSVDSKFKDAGITDPNGSILDVVTYDAGSSKGKVTLAGTKSTDGGKTGGTTLSNVHQGAVTANSTDAINGSQMYALTGNPADQRPTIPDPNNPSGPQIPNPAYKGSGIRYFKANGKADDTDDAVATGTGAVAMGANAKATAANSVALGADSTTTADLTKAAYVAKDANPSTVAGATAVGEVSLGSAGKERRITNLAAGASDTDAVNVSQLKSVDSKFKVAGITDPNGSILDVVTYDAGSSKGKVTLAGTKSTDGGKTGGTTLSNVHQGAVTANSTDAINGAQMYALTGNPADQQPTIPDPNNPSGPQIPNPAYKGKGIRYFKANGKADDTDDAVATGSNAVAMGANAKATAANSVALGADSTTTADLTKAAYVAKDANPSTVAGATAVGEVSVGSAGKERRITNLAAGASDTDAVNVSQLKAVDSKFKVSGLTDDKGNALEAVVYKPGSNKTEVNFAGATGTLLTNVAPGRIAKDSKEAVNGAQIADLRDSLQGQITNIDNRVTNIENNGGGRAPFIAANGSPNPANADAGTSPGVAVGYNTNASGDQASAFGDSAVASGTNSVALGNGSVADRANSVSVGSQGHERVITNVADATAPTDAVNMRMMQAGDAATLKAANDYTDSQIDDVWQNLSSDIDHVNRQANRGIAAASALINVTPYLPGHTAVNAGVATYRGEVALGIGVSRWSENGRVNFNAGVSAAKGDDAVVRVGVGYVF; the protein is encoded by the coding sequence ATGAGCATGCAGAATAACCGCATCACTGACCTTGCGCCTGGCGTCAACGGCACGGACGCGGCCAACATGAATCAGCTCAACAACCTTTCAAACGACAGTCTCAAGTGGGACTCGGGCAAGGGCGCGTTCAGCGCCGCGCACGGCGGCGTATCGCCCAACAAGATCACCGATGTGGCAGATGGCACGCTGGCTGCAGGCAGTAAGGACGCTGTCAATGGTAACCAACTGTTCACCACCAACCAGAACGTCACCAACCTCACCACCAACATCACGGAAGGCAAAATTGGCCTGGTGCAGCAGGCCGCGTCGGGCGCCAATATCACGGTGGGCAAGGACACCAATGGCACGGCCGTGGACTTCAAGGGCACGGCCGGTGAGCGCAAGCTGATCAACGTGGCAGATGGCACGGTGGCCGCCAGCAGCAAGGACGCCATCAATGGTGGCCAGTTGTACAACGTGGCCGGCGACACCAGCGATACCTACATCAGCAACAATGGCGCTGGCGTGAAGTATGCCCGCACCAACGACACTGGTCTGACCGCGGACGACGCGCATGCCTCTGCAGCCGGTGCGACGGCTGTGGGCTACAACGCTAAGGCCACTACGGCCGATGCGCTGGCCCTGGGTCGCGCGAGCCAGGCGGCGGGCATCAGCACCGTGGCTGCAGGTGGCAATGCCAAGGCCAGCGGTCTCCAAGGCTCGGCGGTGGGCTATAACGCGCAGGCCACGTCCGCCAACACTTCGGCGCTTGGTTTTGACGCGCAAGCCACCGGCAGTTCCAGTACCGCTTTGGGCGCCAGTTCGCGCGCCACGGCCACCCAGTCCATCGCGATCGGCCAGGCTGCCCAGGCCACCAAGGATCGGGCCGCGGCCATCGGCAGGAACGCGCAGGCGACAAATACCGATAGCACCGCCATCGGTGACAGCGTCAAGGCGTCGGGTGTGAGCAGTTCGGCGTTTGGTAGCAGCGCCTTGGCCCAGGCCGATTACTCTGTCGCAATCGGTAATGCCGCCCAAGCCACTGCCGTCAACTCAGTCGCTTTGGGTACGGCCAGCACCACGACGGCTAACCTCACGGCGGCGGCTTACAAGCCAAATGCCAGCTCCACACTTGGCGGCGCGACGGCCAAGGGCGAAGTCTCCGTGGGTTCGGCCAACAATGAGCGTCGCATCACCAACCTGGCGGCCGGTTCGGCCGACACAGATGCGGTCAACGTCAGCCAGCTGAAGTCGCTCGAGTCCAAGGTGGGCAGTGGCACGGGCACTGATGCCTTGGCGGTGCACTACGACGCGGCGGAAAAGAGCAAGGTCACCCTGGCTGGTACGCCGTCCACGGACGGCGGCAAGACCGGTGGCACCACCCTCAGCAACGTCCACCAGGGCGCGGTGACGGCCAACAGCACCGATGCCATCAACGGCGCGCAGATGTACGCCCTGACCGGTAATCCGGCCGACCAGCAGCCGACCATTCCGGACCCGAACAACCCGAGCGGACCGCAGATTCCCAACCCGGCGTACAAGGGCAGTGGCATCCGCTACTTCAAGGCCAATGGCAAGGCGGATGACACCGACGATGCCGTGGCTACCGGCACCGGTGCCGTGGCCATGGGCGCCAACGCCAAGGCTACGGCGGCCAATTCGGTCGCCTTGGGTGCGGGTTCCACCACCACGGCCGTCAGCACCACGGCGGCTTTCAACCCCAATGCCAGCTTCACCCTGGTGGGTGCTACCTCCAAGGGCGAAGTCTCGGTGGGTTCGGCCAACAATGAGCGTCGCATCACCAACCTGGCGGCCGGTGCATCCGACACCGATGCCGTCAACGTCAGCCAGTTGAAGGCGCTTAACAGCAAGGTCGAGAACATCACGACCCCGGCCTCCAGCAAGTACTTCAAGGTGGTCTCCGTCAGCAACGAGGCACAGGCCACGGCAAGTGAATCAATGGCTCTCGGCGGCAATACCGCTGCTCGGGCACTCAATGCTACGGCCATCGGTTCAAATGCGGTGGTCGACGCGGCGAACAGTACAGCCATCGGTTTCGACGCGGGCGTCACCTCGACCAGTGTGACCAACGCCGTTGCCCTGGGCGCCGGGTCGCGTGCCGATGCAGCCGACACGGTGTCGGTGGGACGCAAGAACCTTTTCCAGCGCCGTATCACCAATGTGGCCGCTGGCGTTGACGGCACCGATGCGGTTAACAAGGCCCAGATGGATAAGGCCATTGCCGATGCCAAAAATGCTGGAAGCCGCCGATTGCTGGCGGTGACGCCCCAGGCAGCAGCCGGCGCGGCTACGGACTATCTCAAAGTCAGCAGCAACGTCACCGCCGGCCTGGTCACCAACGCGGGAAGTGGCACTGACACCCTGGCTGTGGGGCCGGGTGCCAGCGCGATCGGCGACAACTCAGTGGCGGTGGGTACTGGCGCCACTTTGGGGCTGGGTAATTCCACTGCCATTGGCTACGGTTCAGGCGGCACGTCGGTAAACATCACGACCGTGGGCTACTCCGCCACCGCCACCGCCAACTCAGACAATGCAACGGTCATTGGCTTCGATGCCACGGTGGATGGCGCCAAGAACGGTGTGGCCATCGGTTCCCTGGCGATAGCGGAGATCGGTGAAAGTGCGGTGGCCATTGGCACCAATGCAACGGCCAGCAAGGCCAACTCGGTTGCGCTGGGCTCGGACTCCATCACTTCGGGTAACATGGCCACGACGGCCTATGTCCCAACGGGTACGGCTACAGGCGTCGTGAAGGGGCTCACCCCGTATGGCCAAGTGTCGGTCGGTGCGGCCGGCAAGGAACGCCGCGTCACCAATGTTGCAGCGGCGGCGGAAGACACCGATGCAGTCAACCTCAGCCAGCTGAAAGCAGTGGAGGCCAAGGTCGCCAGCGGTGGCGGCTCCGGCACTGATGCCTTGGCGGTGCACTACGACGCGGCGGAAAAGAGCAAGGTCACCCTGGCTGGTACGCCGTCCACGGACGGCGGCAAGACCGGTGGCACCACCCTCAGCAACGTCCATCAGGGCGCGGTGACGGCCAACAGCACCGATGCCATCAACGGCGCGCAGATGTACGCCCTGACCGGTAATCCGGCCGACCAGCAGCCGACCATTCCGGACCCGAACAACCCGAGCGGACCGCAGATTCCCAACCCGGCTTACAAGGGCAAGGGCATCCGCTACTTCAAGGCCAATGGCAAGGCGGATGACACCGACGATGCCGTGGCTACCGGCACCGGTGCCGTGGCCATGGGCGCCAACGCCAAGGCTACGGCGGCCAATTCGGTCGCCTTGGGTGCGGGTTCCACCACCACGGCCATCAACACCACGGCGGCTTACAACCCGAACGCCAGCTTTGCGTTGGCCGGTGCGACCTCCAAGGGCGAAGTCTCGGTGGGTTCGGCCAACAATGAGCGCCGCATCACCAACCTGGCGGCCGGTTCGGCTGACACCGATGCGGTCAACGTCAGCCAGCTGAAGTCGCTTGAGTCCAAGGTGGGCAGTGGCACGGGCACTGATGCCTTGGCGGTGCACTACGACGCGGCGGAAAAGAGCAAGGTCACCCTGGCCGGAACGGCGTCCACGGACGGCGGCAAGACCGGTGGCACCACCCTCAGCAACGTCCACCAGGGCGCAGTGACGGCCAACAGCACCGATGCCATCAACGGCGCGCAGATGTACGCCCTGACCGGTAATCCGGCCGACCAGCAGCCGACCATCCCCGACCCGTCCAACCCGAGTGGTCCGCAGATTCCCAACCCGGCGTACAAGGGCAAGGGCATCCGCTACTTCAAGGCTGATGGCAAGGCCGATGACACCGACGATGCCGTGGCTACCGGCAGCAACGCCGTGGCCATGGGCGCCAACGCCAAGGCCACGACTGCCAACTCGGTCGCCTTGGGTGCGGGGGCTACAACCACCGAAACGGCGGCGAACCTGGCGACGGCGGGCTGGCTGCCTACCGGCAGCACCTACGCACTGCAGGCTCCCAAGGCCATCGGTGAAGTGTCGGTTGGTTCGGCGGGCAAGGAACGCCGCGTCACCAACGTGGCCGCTGGCCGTGTGGGCACTGATGCGGTCAATCTGAGTCAGCTGCAGGCCGTGGACGCCAAGATCGCCAGTAGTGGCGGTGGCGGTGGCGGTGGCATTGACACGGGCGCCGTTCGCTACGATGGCGCAGACAAGTCCATCGTTACCTTGCAGGGCGCAGGTTCATCGGATGGCGGCAAGACGGGTGGCACCACCATGACGGGCCTGCATCAAGGCAACATAGCAGCAGGTAGCACCGATGCTATCAATGGTTCGCAGGTGTACGCGTTGACGGGCAACCCGGCTCAGCAAGACCCGAACAATCCGGGTTACAAGGGCAAGGGCATCCGCTACTTCAAGGCCAATGGCAAGGCGGATGACACGGACGATGCATCGGCTACCGGCACCGGTGCCGTGGCCATGGGCGCCAACGCCAAGGCCACGGCGGCCAATTCGGTCGCCTTGGGTGCGGGTTCCACCACCACGGCCATCAACACCACGGCGGCTTACAACCCGTACGCCAGCTTCGCGTTGGCCGGTGCGACCTCCAAGGGCGAAGTCTCGGTGGGTTCGGCCAACAATGAGCGCCGCATCACCAACCTGGCGGCCGGTTCGGCTGACACCGATGCGGTCAACGTCAGCCAGCTCAAGTCCGTGGACTCCAAGTTCAAGGACGCCGGCATCACCGATCCCAACGGCTCGATACTCGATGTCGTGACGTATGACGCCGGTAGCAGCAAGGGCAAGGTCACCCTGGCCGGTACGAAGTCCACGGACGGTGGCAAGACCGGTGGCACCACCCTCAGCAACGTCCACCAGGGCGCGGTGACGGCCAACAGCACCGATGCCATCAACGGTTCGCAGATGTACGCCCTGACCGGTAATCCGGCCGACCAGCGGCCGACCATTCCGGACCCGAACAACCCGAGCGGACCGCAGATTCCCAACCCGGCGTACAAGGGCAGTGGCATCCGCTACTTCAAGGCCAATGGCAAGGCGGATGACACCGACGATGCCGTGGCTACCGGCACCGGTGCCGTGGCCATGGGCGCCAACGCCAAGGCTACGGCTGCCAACTCGGTCGCCCTGGGTGCGGACTCCACCACCACGGCGGATCTGACCAAGGCCGCGTATGTGGCGAAGGATGCGAACCCGAGCACGGTGGCGGGTGCAACCGCGGTCGGCGAGGTGTCGCTGGGTTCGGCCGGCAAGGAGCGCCGCATCACCAACCTGGCGGCCGGTGCATCCGACACCGATGCCGTCAACGTCAGCCAGCTGAAGTCCGTGGACTCCAAGTTCAAGGTCGCCGGCATCACCGATCCCAACGGCTCGATACTCGATGTCGTGACGTATGACGCGGGTAGCAGCAAGGGCAAGGTCACCCTGGCCGGTACGAAGTCCACGGACGGCGGCAAGACCGGTGGCACCACCCTCAGCAACGTCCATCAGGGCGCGGTGACGGCCAACAGCACCGATGCCATCAACGGCGCGCAGATGTACGCCCTGACCGGTAATCCGGCCGACCAGCAGCCGACCATTCCGGACCCGAACAACCCGAGCGGACCGCAGATTCCCAACCCGGCTTACAAGGGCAAGGGCATCCGCTACTTCAAGGCCAATGGCAAGGCGGATGACACCGACGATGCCGTGGCTACCGGCAGCAATGCCGTGGCCATGGGTGCCAATGCCAAGGCCACGGCTGCCAACTCCGTCGCCCTGGGTGCGGACTCCACCACCACGGCGGATCTGACCAAGGCCGCGTATGTGGCGAAGGATGCGAATCCGAGCACGGTGGCGGGTGCGACCGCGGTCGGCGAGGTCTCCGTGGGTTCGGCCGGCAAGGAGCGCCGCATCACCAACCTGGCGGCCGGTGCATCCGACACCGATGCCGTCAACGTCAGCCAGCTCAAGGCCGTGGACTCCAAGTTCAAGGTTTCGGGTCTGACCGACGACAAGGGCAACGCGTTGGAAGCCGTGGTCTACAAGCCTGGCAGCAACAAGACGGAGGTCAACTTCGCTGGTGCCACCGGCACGCTGCTGACCAACGTGGCGCCGGGCCGAATCGCGAAGGATAGTAAGGAGGCAGTCAACGGTGCCCAGATTGCAGATCTGCGTGACTCGCTGCAGGGCCAGATCACCAACATCGACAATCGAGTTACCAACATCGAGAACAATGGTGGTGGCCGGGCTCCGTTCATCGCAGCCAATGGTTCGCCGAACCCGGCCAATGCCGATGCCGGTACCAGCCCGGGCGTGGCGGTGGGTTACAACACCAACGCCAGCGGTGACCAGGCCTCGGCGTTCGGCGATAGCGCGGTAGCATCGGGTACCAACTCGGTGGCGCTGGGCAACGGTTCGGTGGCCGATCGTGCCAATTCGGTGTCTGTGGGTTCGCAGGGTCATGAGCGAGTCATCACCAACGTCGCTGATGCCACGGCTCCGACCGATGCAGTCAACATGCGCATGATGCAGGCGGGTGATGCGGCAACGTTGAAGGCGGCCAACGACTACACCGACTCGCAGATTGACGACGTGTGGCAAAACCTGAGCAGCGATATCGATCACGTGAACCGTCAAGCCAATCGTGGTATTGCAGCCGCCTCGGCGCTGATCAATGTCACGCCGTACTTGCCGGGTCACACCGCGGTCAACGCGGGTGTCGCGACCTACCGAGGTGAGGTCGCATTGGGTATCGGTGTGTCGCGCTGGAGTGAAAACGGCCGGGTGAACTTCAACGCCGGCGTGTCCGCAGCCAAGGGCGATGACGCAGTAGTCCGTGTTGGCGTCGGCTACGTCTTCTGA
- a CDS encoding OmpA family protein, with product MTIKRLLGAVLTLSITAMLAGCGSTTISQVRDGQTEQPVWLPVEKANPIIKSTMTPDLAALRKIAPGTAKLEVYRLIGHPMYREGMVGVHEWDYVFKLPMPNGEIVTCQYKILFNNNMLSEQTFWNPQLCADIVGGIEAAPPKQEPHTAAAVELSSDFLFDFDSAELSQDAPAAIDAQVVKVLDEAEQVEMLRVIGYTDRLGSDDYNMRLSQERAEAVKNYLVSRGIPAEAITSGGRGESDPVVQCDDIQRNALIKCLKPNRRVRIEVIAR from the coding sequence ATGACCATCAAACGCCTGTTAGGGGCGGTCCTGACATTGTCCATAACGGCCATGCTGGCCGGGTGTGGCTCCACTACCATCAGCCAGGTGCGTGATGGCCAGACCGAACAACCAGTATGGCTGCCTGTCGAAAAGGCAAATCCGATCATCAAATCCACCATGACGCCGGACTTGGCCGCGCTGCGCAAGATTGCGCCGGGTACTGCAAAGCTGGAGGTCTATCGTCTCATCGGCCATCCGATGTATCGCGAAGGCATGGTCGGCGTTCACGAGTGGGATTACGTTTTCAAACTGCCCATGCCAAACGGGGAGATTGTGACGTGCCAATACAAGATACTGTTCAACAACAACATGCTGTCGGAACAGACGTTCTGGAACCCACAGCTATGTGCCGATATCGTAGGCGGCATTGAGGCGGCGCCGCCGAAGCAGGAACCTCACACGGCTGCAGCCGTTGAGCTTTCGAGTGACTTCTTGTTCGATTTCGACAGCGCGGAGCTGAGTCAGGATGCGCCTGCTGCGATCGATGCCCAAGTTGTTAAGGTGCTTGACGAAGCCGAGCAGGTCGAAATGTTGCGCGTCATCGGCTACACCGACCGTCTGGGCAGTGATGACTACAACATGCGTCTGTCTCAGGAGCGTGCCGAGGCCGTCAAAAACTACCTTGTGTCGCGTGGCATACCGGCCGAAGCGATCACCAGCGGAGGGCGAGGCGAGAGTGATCCCGTGGTTCAATGCGACGACATCCAGCGCAATGCACTTATCAAATGCCTCAAGCCAAACCGTCGCGTGCGGATCGAAGTCATCGCGCGCTAA
- a CDS encoding YdcF family protein, giving the protein MILERVQAPVRRIALALAGTLLVLNALYLFTRGVIHVGSLAPAMLGVFSLGLAWRWPAVMNWRTTGRWREWLWRGAWLGIILWLLSLAAFFWTLTRVASEPVADNAPIQAILILGSGSPNCQPSTTMESRLDEGLRQAARFPQARVLVTGGVGLGVDCSEASLMADYLIERGIPAERLLREERSASTDENLAFSKPILAAHGIASGAPMILVTSDFHLLRALRIARKAGYAGIHGAAAPTPRFIRYNAWLREYFATLSSWALREF; this is encoded by the coding sequence GTGATTCTGGAACGCGTGCAGGCGCCCGTACGGCGTATCGCCCTGGCCCTGGCCGGAACCTTGCTTGTGCTCAATGCGCTGTACCTGTTCACACGCGGCGTGATCCATGTGGGCTCGCTGGCACCGGCCATGCTCGGCGTTTTTTCTTTGGGCTTGGCCTGGCGCTGGCCGGCCGTCATGAACTGGCGCACGACAGGGCGCTGGCGTGAATGGCTCTGGCGCGGCGCCTGGCTGGGGATCATCCTGTGGCTGCTTTCGTTGGCCGCGTTCTTCTGGACCCTGACCCGTGTGGCCTCCGAACCGGTGGCGGACAACGCGCCGATCCAGGCGATCCTCATCCTCGGCTCGGGCTCGCCCAACTGCCAGCCTTCCACGACCATGGAGTCACGGCTGGACGAAGGCCTGCGCCAGGCCGCGCGCTTTCCACAGGCGCGTGTGTTGGTGACCGGCGGCGTCGGCCTGGGCGTCGACTGCAGCGAAGCCAGCCTCATGGCCGATTACCTGATCGAACGCGGCATCCCCGCCGAACGCCTGCTGCGCGAGGAACGCAGCGCCAGTACCGATGAGAACCTGGCCTTCAGCAAACCTATCCTCGCTGCCCACGGCATCGCCAGCGGCGCACCGATGATCCTGGTCACCAGCGATTTCCACCTGCTGCGCGCTTTGCGCATCGCGCGCAAGGCCGGCTACGCCGGCATCCATGGGGCGGCCGCGCCCACGCCGCGCTTCATCCGCTACAACGCCTGGCTGCGCGAGTACTTTGCCACCCTCAGCAGTTGGGCCCTGCGGGAATTCTGA
- a CDS encoding DUF7004 family protein: MRRHFKTLADGALIEFDRGQFDDWCVYLTPPGAARMAPRDVDYFAELQTLAQRHGAFRLYEDFVGVYARTQAQASPGVLAWISGVSAAYGDDALAVDRLLTILYAGMVAEENKLNGPLGKRIKRLGVYQSLVEGMPAAEAAQYSRNVDAKRLDKECRARGF, translated from the coding sequence ATGCGCCGTCACTTCAAGACCCTGGCCGATGGCGCGTTGATTGAATTCGATCGCGGCCAGTTCGATGACTGGTGCGTCTACCTGACGCCACCCGGCGCAGCCCGCATGGCGCCGCGCGATGTGGACTACTTCGCCGAACTGCAGACACTGGCGCAGCGGCACGGGGCATTCCGGCTGTACGAGGACTTCGTCGGCGTGTACGCGCGCACCCAGGCGCAGGCCAGCCCGGGCGTGTTGGCCTGGATCAGTGGTGTGTCCGCCGCTTACGGTGACGATGCGCTGGCGGTGGATCGTCTGCTGACCATCCTCTACGCCGGCATGGTGGCCGAAGAGAACAAGCTCAACGGCCCCTTGGGCAAACGCATCAAGCGCCTGGGTGTGTACCAGAGCCTGGTGGAAGGCATGCCGGCCGCCGAAGCGGCGCAGTACAGCCGCAACGTCGATGCCAAGCGGCTGGACAAGGAGTGCCGGGCGCGCGGCTTCTGA
- the pip gene encoding prolyl aminopeptidase, with the protein MRELYPEIEPYRVERLAVDDLHTLHLEQCGNPHGLPVLFLHGGPGAGLSSYHRRFFDPARYRIVLFDQRGAGRSTPPAELRDNTTWHLVDDIERIRTHLGIERWVVFGGSWGSTLSLAYAQTHPQRVLGLVLRGIFLGRPEELRWFNEIDGGARFIFPERWERYLAYIPEEERDHLVEAYWRRLDHDDPQVRLEAAQAWSDYEGGSTTLIHDPVDPGHFEDPQVALSVARAEAHYFRHQVFLQPDQLLRDIDRIRAIPATIVHGRYDIVCPVKSAHDLARAWPEARLRIVLAGHSAADPAIVDQLVQATDDLANRFGAGR; encoded by the coding sequence GTGCGCGAGCTGTACCCTGAAATCGAGCCCTATCGCGTCGAGCGCCTGGCGGTCGACGATCTGCATACCCTGCATCTGGAGCAATGCGGCAACCCGCACGGTCTGCCGGTGCTGTTCCTGCACGGCGGGCCCGGCGCAGGCCTGTCCAGCTATCACCGTCGATTCTTCGATCCGGCGCGCTATCGCATCGTCCTGTTCGACCAGCGTGGCGCCGGCCGTTCCACTCCACCGGCGGAACTGCGCGACAACACCACCTGGCATCTGGTGGACGATATCGAGCGCATCCGCACGCATCTGGGCATCGAGCGCTGGGTGGTATTCGGGGGCTCGTGGGGTTCAACGCTTTCATTGGCGTATGCGCAGACGCATCCGCAGCGCGTGCTGGGACTGGTGCTGCGCGGCATCTTCCTGGGCCGGCCGGAAGAATTGCGCTGGTTCAATGAAATCGACGGCGGCGCGCGCTTCATCTTCCCCGAACGCTGGGAACGCTATCTCGCCTACATCCCGGAAGAAGAGCGCGATCATCTGGTGGAAGCCTATTGGCGCCGCCTGGATCACGACGATCCGCAGGTCAGGCTGGAAGCCGCGCAAGCCTGGAGCGATTACGAGGGAGGCAGCACCACGCTGATCCATGATCCGGTGGATCCGGGCCATTTCGAGGATCCGCAGGTGGCCTTGAGCGTGGCGCGTGCCGAAGCGCACTACTTCCGCCACCAGGTGTTCCTGCAACCGGATCAGTTGCTGCGCGACATCGATCGCATCCGCGCTATTCCGGCCACGATCGTGCATGGGCGCTATGACATCGTCTGCCCGGTCAAGAGCGCGCATGACCTGGCGCGCGCCTGGCCCGAGGCGCGCCTGCGCATCGTGCTGGCGGGTCACAGCGCCGCCGATCCGGCGATCGTCGATCAGCTGGTGCAGGCAACCGATGATCTGGCGAACCGGTTTGGCGCTGGTCGCTGA